In the Arachis ipaensis cultivar K30076 chromosome B04, Araip1.1, whole genome shotgun sequence genome, GCATAGCAGCAACGGAGGCGACAAGTTCAGTGGCGACGAGTACGACGGGGTGGAACGGAAGAGACGGCGGTTGCTAAACACCACCCCTAGGTTGGCTACcggcaagagagagagagaggcgagCCGGGCACTAGGGACGCGCGACGGGGNNNNNNNNNNATCCGCGATGTCGGTTGCCGGCGATAGAGAGCGATGCGTGCGAGGGAGGTGGCTAGACTAGGGTCGACGTTGACAGACGGTGAGGGTGTCTCTGACGTCAATAAAGtgagatgattattgatgaatgtAGGGATAGTCAGTGGAGGAAGAAAATGGAATTGAAGTAAAATGAGTTGGTAAATTAGAATTTGGgatgattatttttttaaaataactgaATGGGTTTTTAGAGTTAGATAATTTGTaaagtgtttttattttttatttatgttagaCTAAGGGGCAGTTTGGCTGAActtcttaaataagttcttttgaaaaaggagcttaaaatataaggacttttattaatattaacttttaaataagttattttgagtttagaaatttattataaaagttcttattttaaagttgtgcattaaataggagtgataaaatagcttttgaaaatgggagaagtcacattttttaactttttcaaaaacttttaaataactttttgaaaagttaaaagtttatctAAAAGATTGTACCAAACATATTAACGTAACTTTCTATAAGTCAAAAGTtgaaaaaagtaattttttgGTGTTTCCAAACGACCCTAAATATGTAGTCTATTgttcatattttttaaattcttcattatttcttatcttttctaacagaattaattttttatatcttgTTTTCAGCTTATTTTATCATATCCTCCCACATAGATACTAATGTAGTACTTTACCCAAAAAGGATCGAAAGAACACTGCGGTGAGCTGAACTCGATTAGAATTTGGACCAAACTGGGGAAAGCAATTTAGTCAAAGAGCAGAGAGTGAGGTGATCAGATTGCGTGGATCCGATGATGGACTCCAATACCAGAAGCATCCCACGCCTCCcaatcctcctccttcttcttctactctccaTAGCAATCACCACTcaatcatcatcgtcatcagaaTCAGAAAGCATCATATCGCGCTTCCAGCAATACCTCCGAATCAACACGGCCCACCCCATCCCTAACTACCACGAAGCAGCCAACTTCTTGAAATCGCAGGCCGACTCCCTTTCCCTCCAATCCCAAACCATCGAGTTAGTCAACGCCAAGCCCATCGTCCTTATCAAGTGGCCCGGCTCCCAGCCCGACCTCCCCTCCATCCTTCTCTACTCCCACACCGATGTCGTCCCCGCCGAGCATGACAAGTGGGCCCACCATCCCTTCGGGGCCCACATCGAGCCCGATAACGGCCGCATCTACGCCAGAGGCTCCCAGGACATGAAGTGCGTCGGTATGCAATACCTCGAAGCCGTCCGCCGCCTCAAGAACTCAGGCTTCCAACCCCTTCGCTCCGTTTACCTCGCTTTCGCCCCCGACGAGGAGATTGGCGGCCACGACGGCGCCGAGAAGTTCTCCCAGTCCGAGATTTTCGACCAGCTCAACGTTGGCGTCGTGCTTGATGAaggtaattcaattcaattcaattcaatttaaatttGTGGCATCAGAACTCGTAATTGTTTGATAGATTAGGCGACACGGGTTAGGGTAGTATGCATGAGGTTCTAGCCTTCCAGGTTCACTTCAAACTTCATATTCCTATTGTAATCAAAAGAATTCGACTCAAATTCGTTGTGAAAGGACTAGTAATTGATTGATAGATACGTACATACATGTAATGTGGTGTTGGGCGGCAGGGTTGGCGTCGCCGGATGAGAAGTACAGGGCGTTTTATGCTGAGAGGTGCCCGTGGTGGTTGATAATTAAGGCTGTTGGGGCGCCCGGACATGGAGCCAAGCTCTATGACAACTCTGCTATGGAGAATCTCTTGAAGAGTATTGAGAACATCAGAAGGTTCCGAGCCTCGCAGTTCGACCTGGTCAAGGCTGGATTGAAGGCCGAAGGGGATGTTGTTTCTGTTAATATGGTCTTTCTTAAAGCTGGAACTCCTTCCCCGACGGTAAGTCGAGTGATGCGTCATACTTGTATGGATGTAGTGAATTTTACTTCTCTTTTCTTACCACTGCTGACTTTGGTAAAAGGAATTGTTATTTGGTGTTTTTGAAGATCTAATCTGATGTATCATTGTATTGTATCTGCCATGTGGTGTCATACAGGGATTTGTCATGAATCTGCAGCCATCCGAAGCAGAGGCTGGATTTGATATTAGGGTGCCACCAACTGCTGATCCAGAATCACTGGAGAGACGTATTGCTGAAGAATGGGCACCTGCATCGCGAAACATGTCATTCAGTGTAATTTGCTATTTGTCCGCTCTTTGCTTTATATTAACTGCCACATGAATACACTTGCTACTTTCATGGTTCATGGTTAGATCCAGAAAAAAGAAATTAGTCAAATAAAATTGATGCTGAAATTACCATCTTTGAAAGAGCCTTAAAATGTGGAGGAGTTCATTATAAACTAGACGTTTTATAGAAATGTCGATTATTCTGAAATATATAGGTAATACAACTTAAAAAGCCTCCTAAAGACGAGAAACAAAATAACCAaactttttttactttattttacatAATATATAAACGTTATTGCAGAGCATTCACCTATTGGCTTCCAGTTTTGAATGGTTATATAATAGTTGGTAATTAACAACCGTATTCTTGGTTTTTGTTAATTGAAGTATGCTGTGCAAGTCGTGTTATGTGTTAGGAAGCTCGCTTCTGTGACAGttgattcaattttatttttctcaccAAATTCAGATTGCTTCAAGCTTCTGCCTTCTGCAGCTGCTTTCCTTATTTGATTTGTGTATGTATGTGTGTACGGGAGGGTGCCTTTACATCATATATGCTTCAGTTGGCTATTTGTTGACATTGCTTGTGATTACTGTGGTCAGCTTTTTGCTTATGTTCTATAACAAATAGGAAAAAATTATAGACTAAAATGAAATATGTCAATATTAATAAATCTATGATTGTTTTGTGACCTTTAACTGTTCCAAACTAAATGGAAGAGCCGAAGGTTTCCAGGTATGTTGTTAGAATGATAAAGGGAGAAAAACAGAAAGCTGcatgttaaattttattttattttattattattattatttttgtgtcAACCTGtaagttaaattttaaaactaCTTATCAGCCTCCCCTTTTTAAAGGTCATGATATGTATGAGAATTATTGGAATGGACTTTAAAGGGATAGTTGCAAACTGTCACTCTGCTTTGATTAGCAATGGCCATATGTGTGAAAACCTGATCGATTGTTTACATGCCATTTGAGTTTTGAGAATATGTTAATTAATATCTTGTAGCTTGGACAGTTCAAACAGAAGGTATCTGTGCATGATAAGTTTGGAAAACCAGTTCTCACAAAAACTGACAATTCCAATCCATGGTGGACTCTGTTAGAGAATGCCATCGAAAAGGCTGGGGGAAAACTTGGTAAGCCAGAGGTCTTTCCTGCCTCCACCGATGCGCGCTACTTCCGTGACCGTGGATTGCCGGCAATTGGGTTCTCACCTATGGCAAACACCCCTATTCTACTCCATGATCACAATGAGGTGATTCCTTTAGGTTTGATCATTTTGCTATTATTATGCTTATCCGCACAAGTGATAccatcatatgtatatatatatatagaataattTATCTCCCCTTATTTAAATCCGAGGCTTGCTTTAAGCCCTTATAAGGGTTTTTTGAAGATGCATAAGGGTTTTTATGAAGATGAGATGATTAGCCCTATAATAATAAAACAGTGGTGACTTATAGAGTGTGTTTGCTGGTTTtagttatatatatacatagatgTCGATCAATATATGACAACCTTATATATATAGGTGTTCTGAGATTTGTTTTGCCTTTTGTTGAATCCTAAGTAATTTCATTCTTATGAAGTCCTCACTCTGTATTGTAACTACAATGTTTTGTTGTTTATCTGAGTTGAGCATTATTTTTGCTTTTTGCAGTTTTTAAGCAAAGATGAATACTTGAAAGGAATAGAGATCTATGAGTTGATAATAAAGGCGTATGCATCCTTCGAAGGTAATGGAAGTGATGGAGGTTCCAGAGATGAGTTATGAGCAACTCATGTCATGTGGCACTTTCCACTCTCCACGACCACTGTCTTTCTGCCTTCTCTGTCGTGTAATATTAAGTTTATTGAGTAATATCGGTCTGAGATAATGACATGATAGCCAAATGACTCTGCTAATATTTTCAATGATTTGCCCCAAGCATCCTTGGACCTTGGAGAAGACTGTTCCATACAGTTACATGTTCTGAGGCTTTCCAGCTCAAGTGTTACTTTGTGCTCAAAACTCAAAAGGGCGTTTTCAACTCTGATATTTATCATCACAAGGGCTATTGTCTAGATATAGTATATGCTCAAAATGTTATTTCAGCGTTCTGTCTCTTTATTGGGTTCCCTGTGATTATATTTTCGGTTTATGCATCTGCNNNNNNNNNNNNNNNNNNNNNNNNNNNNNNNNNNNNNNNNNNNNNNNNNNNNNNNNNNNNNNNNNNNNNNNNNNNNNNNNNNNNNNNCAATTTCAGTTTCACATGTTAACCGAAATTACTTTTGTAGCGACCACCCAATACAATTCTTCAACATTCAGTATCGGACAAAGTGGGGCTTTGGTTTTTTAAAGTAGATTGGCTCTTCAAAGATTTCGATTTCAGACTAATtaatttctgaaaaagaaaaaagtactAATTAGGTTCTCCGTGATGGGAAATGGTGGATATGTTTTGTCTTTTTGTCAATAAAGAGTGCGAAAGGATACGAAATTGATCATATGTTTTGTTATCTATATGTTTTGTTATCTATAGTGACGTATTTTGTTGCTATCTCGTGAGCATGAGAATGATGTTTTAGACAttgaaatatttattattttttgaatttttatataattttcattagttttttgtTTATCacgaattttaataaaaaaagtaaaGTTTTACTCTATTCCAAATGATCTTTCATAAACAAACACATTATATAGTTAACAAATAAATGTTGCCTTTAAGTTTtacaaaataaatttataaaaagatATAACATATCTATCGTTTATTATTGTAGAAgacttaattgctcttttttttaGAGATTAATTAGTTCAAAGTTAAAATCCTCACAGATCTAATTATCactttaatttgttttttatgatatatatttggTTGCTAACCATGCAAAATGTAGAAAATATTAGTCTTAAACTCTTGATAGAAGGTAACGAGTGCAATGAGCCAATGGCATGTACATTCATTTGCAAGTTAATAATAGATAACTTAAAAATCACATAAATGAAAGAGGTTAGAAATGAATTTAATtgtatatttaaataattatctaTCCAAATATAAAGCAGTTTTTCTAAAATATTAAGTAAATCACTATTTGTCAAATGAAAAATTCTAGTTTCAATAAGATAGTTTACAAATTAGTGGCACAATGTTATAGTTTTCAAATTAGGCGAAGTCTCTAACGTAAGATGTTATGTTTTTTCCAATATATATAAAACTTATGTGGAAACTTTTAGAAAGAGACACTGATAGTATTACACTTTGTGTTTTGTGTTTAACCAGGTGTTACAgtttttttgttattcaatagGACAGTTTGCAGAAATTTGTCTCTCTATATTAACTGAGATTAATTTTTGAATGAAAGTGTTAAGTAGGAACGTTTTAATTTTGAAATGGGGTTTATAATGGTGTATCACGCTATTATTGGAGAGTTTGGTGCTTTACGCCGTTGTGATGTCAGAGAAATAGTAATCAGACGATTCGAGTTGTGGGTACAATAATTGGACGATTCGATATAGGTACACAAATCAAATTGTCCAATTTATGTTATGCCATCCAATCATCCACGTGTCGCACATGCAAGTCCCTCCGTAACCCCAGCatgcgctctctctctctctcacaactCACTGTCTTCGAGCTCTCTCTCTATCAAGTCTCTCTCTGCTTTAGAACCCCAACTCCCATTTCTTCTACTCTCTTTTTCATCCACCTCCTTCAATCTTCTATAGAACAACACAATGTCaagaaaacaaaaaactaaaaatGTAGATCATCTTAAACTTCACTTTATTAATTATCTCAGCCCATTCTAATTATGTaggttattgtttttattttttaatttaacaaaaatattagtaataatgtTGGAGATTAATATTGTTAATGTTGATTAAATGATAGTTGTTCTGGTAGTTAGAAATGTATTGTTGGATTTAGTTAATGAATATTTTAGTTAATAATGATGTTAATATTGCTGTGGTAGGTTATTAGAAAATATATTGTTAGGTTATTTAATAATANNNNNNNNNNNNNNNNNNNNNNNNNNNNNNNNNNNNNNNNNNNNNNNNNNNNNNNNNNNNNNNNNNNNNNNNNNNNNNNNNNNNNNNNNNNNNNNNNNNNNNNNNNNNNNNNNNNNNNNNNNNNNNNNNNNNNNNNNNNNNNNNNNNNNNNNNNNNNNNNNNNNNNNNNNNNNNNNNNNNNNNNNNNNNNNNNNNNNNNNNNNNNNNNNNNNNNNNNNNNNNNNNNNNNNNNNNNNNNNNNNNNNNNNNNNNNNNNNNNNNNNNNNNNNNNNNNNNNNNNNNNNNNNNNNNNNNNNNNNNNNNNNNNNNNNNNNNNNNNNNNNNNNNNNNNNNNNNNNNNNNNNNNNNNNNNNNNNNNNNNNNNNNNNNNNNNNNNNNNNNNNNNNNNNNNNNNNNNNNNNNNNNNNNNNNNNNNNNNNNNNNNNNTTTAGCCTTGTGTTATTATGTTATTGTTTATGTATGTATGTGAATAGAATATAATagaatataatattaatattattaaaattgtGTAGGAGGTTTATGTGTTGATCGCATTGAACTAGATGTGATTTTTGCAAACATATGTTAGCACTCAGTTGTGTAGTGCGTTACGGTGTCACTGATATTATTGAAATACATTAAGTGACATGCAATCGATAAATTTAGGAGATAGTTTAATTTCATCTAAGGAGTTTTTTATTAGGAACGAAATTTAGACAAAGCACACAGAAAAGTCCTGACTAGTCCACCACGGACCACCACTCATTTATTTTGGGTGATGAAATAAACAAAAAGGTATAGTCACGTTGTTGCTGAACTTCCCGTGCAATTACAACATCCTTTTTAGATTTACATGTATTGACACCGTGCAAAATATGGCAACCGCTTGAACTTATTGAATCTTGTGGTGCAAGAGAACTAAGAGGACAATCTTGTGGGTGATCATGAGAATCAAGAGCAACAGCCATAGTCACCGCCACTACCATAGCCACAACAACAACCACATGCTACACTGAGCCAAGAGCCACAGCATTCTTCGATCCCATATATTCCTCACACACTATTTACCCCGTCATACCCATTACATCAACAGTATTAGAGTGTTCCACAATTTGACACAGGAGATGAAGCTTTATTTTGCCAGCTGCATGGGTTCAAGGCTTCAGATCCAGGCCCATCACAATCTAGTCATCAGCCTGGTATGACTTCGAGTAGGTATTTCTTGGATTCGAGACATCGATGCCGCACTTCAAAAAAATTCTGGAAGGAGACTATCTGGTGACTTGAGTAGGAGTGATGGGGGTCGAGGAATTATACACAACGAGAATCCATGTCGTGTTTCAATGGGTCTAATTGAAGAAAGCACTAAGGGGTTGAACTTGAGATTGATGACTACCTAGTAAACTccccggatgatgatgatgaggatgaggatgctGGTAAGGAATCCCACAACGATGACCCTTAGGATGCTTTtggtttgcatttttattttctgtttttattttcaatattttctgttttcttaatcttgtgaaggaaaaagtgaaaacagtaaaaataataa is a window encoding:
- the LOC107639661 gene encoding aminoacylase-1 isoform X1 translates to MMDSNTRSIPRLPILLLLLLLSIAITTQSSSSSESESIISRFQQYLRINTAHPIPNYHEAANFLKSQADSLSLQSQTIELVNAKPIVLIKWPGSQPDLPSILLYSHTDVVPAEHDKWAHHPFGAHIEPDNGRIYARGSQDMKCVGMQYLEAVRRLKNSGFQPLRSVYLAFAPDEEIGGHDGAEKFSQSEIFDQLNVGVVLDEGLASPDEKYRAFYAERCPWWLIIKAVGAPGHGAKLYDNSAMENLLKSIENIRRFRASQFDLVKAGLKAEGDVVSVNMVFLKAGTPSPTGFVMNLQPSEAEAGFDIRVPPTADPESLERRIAEEWAPASRNMSFSLGQFKQKVSVHDKFGKPVLTKTDNSNPWWTLLENAIEKAGGKLGKPEVFPASTDARYFRDRGLPAIGFSPMANTPILLHDHNEFLSKDEYLKGIEIYELIIKAYASFEGNGSDGGSRDEL
- the LOC107639661 gene encoding aminoacylase-1 isoform X2 — its product is MMDSNTRSIPRLPILLLLLLLSIAITTQSSSSSESESIISRFQQYLRINTAHPIPNYHEAANFLKSQADSLSLQSQTIELVNAKPIVLIKWPGSQPDLPSILLYSHTDVVPAEHDKWAHHPFGAHIEPDNGRIYARGSQDMKCVGMQYLEAVRRLKNSGFQPLRSVYLAFAPDEEIGGHDGAEKFSQSEIFDQLNVGVVLDEGLASPDEKYRAFYAERCPWWLIIKAVGAPGHGAKLYDNSAMENLLKSIENIRRFRASQFDLVKAGLKAEGDVVSVNMVFLKAGTPSPTGFVMNLQPSEAEAGFDIRVPPTADPESLERRIAEEWAPASRNMSFSFKQKVSVHDKFGKPVLTKTDNSNPWWTLLENAIEKAGGKLGKPEVFPASTDARYFRDRGLPAIGFSPMANTPILLHDHNEFLSKDEYLKGIEIYELIIKAYASFEGNGSDGGSRDEL